In the genome of Thermodesulfobacteriota bacterium, the window TCCGGCAGATTCTCGCCCGCCTCGTGCCACGGAAGCCCCCGCTCCAGGAGGTTCCGCGCGAAGCCGAGCATCCCCGCCGGGTCCTCCCTGCGGACGGAGCGGGCCAGCGCCGCGGCGGTCTTCGACGGGTCGAGGATCCCGTCGGGAAGGAGGGAGCGGGCGGCCGAGAGCAGCGGCGAGCTTTCGGGGAGGCCGGAAGCCCCCCGGACGGTGAGGATCTCCGGGATGTCCATCGCGTCCCCGTACAGCTCCCGGATGTCCCTCGATGAAAGGCCCTGCGTCACGATCCCCATCGCATCGCCGGCCGCCGCGCCGAGCATCGCGCCAAGGTAACGGTCCCGGTAATCGATCCCTTCGAGGAAGGCGAAGGAGATCTCCTCCCCGCGGGACAGGAACGGGGGGATCCGGTTCTTCCGGACCAGGAACTGATAGATCGCCTCCGGCTCCCCCGCGAACAGGAGCGGCTGCTCCGACTCCCGGGCGGCGGCGCGGCGCGCCTTCTGTTCGGCGACCCGCGCGATCGACTGGACCAGCTCCCAGAAGTCCTCGTTTCCCTGGAGCGGAAGCTGGGGGAGGGCGGCGCGCAGGCGGGAGATCGTTTCCGCGGGATCCTCCAGGACGGAGGACGGCTGCTGTCCGTCCGCTTCCTGCCGTTGCCGGTCGGCCCGGGCGGGCGGAGGTTCCTCCGCGGGCGGTTCCGCCGGCCGGGAATCGGGGATCGGAAGATAGTCCCCATAATGCATGCCGCAGATCTTCCGGACCTGGCCTGTGGAGAACTGCATGGCGCCCAGGATCCGGAAGAGGGTCTCGGGACGGGGTACGTGCCCCGTATAGACGACCTGTCGCAGGATCTCGTAACTGAGCCCCATCCCCGGGCGGTCGGCGTGGAACTTGCGCAGGGAAGGATACCCCAGCGTTTTCAGCCGCTTCTTCAGTAATGTCGAAAGGACGGTCTCGGCGTCGTTTTCCATGGCCATTCCGATTGTATAAAAACAAGTTTCGTTGATAAATATACAAGGGAAGTTGTTGTATTGCAACTACCCTTGTAACGATTCTGCGACCAGCTCCGCCAGGTCCTTGACCTTCACCGAATCCTCGAGGTTGTTGAACTTGATCGCGTCGTCGAACATGGTGAGGCAGTAGGGGCAGGAGGAGCCGATGACGTTGGAGCCGGTCTCCATCGCCTGGTCGAACCGCAGGTGGTTGATCCGTTTCCCGCCTTTCGCGTCCATCCACATCCCGCCTCCGCCGGCGCCGCAGCAGAAGCCCTCCTCCCGGCGCTTCTTCATCTCGTTGAGGGCGATGCCGGGGATGGCGCGGATCGCCTCGCGCGGAGCGTCGTAAATGTCGTTGTGGCGCCCCAGGTAGCACGAATCGTGGAAGGCGAGGGCGAGGCTGGCCGGCTTTTGCGGGACGAGCCGCTTCTGCGCGATCAGGTCGCGGACCAGGACGGAGTGGTGCGTCGCCTCGACGTCGACGCCGAACTGCGGGTACTCGTTCCGGAAGGTGTTGAAGCAGTGCGGACACTGCGTGATCACCTTCTTCACTTTGTAGTTCTTGAAGGTCTCCTTCACCATCTCGACCATCCCGAGCTGGAACAGCCCCTCTTCGCCCATCCGCCGGGCCGACTCGCCGCAGCACATCTCCTCGAGGCCGAGCGTCGCGTAGTTCACGCCGGCGCGGTTCAGCAGCGAGACGAGCGCGCGGGTCACCTTCTGGTTCCTCGGGTCGTACGCTCCCGCGCATCCCACCCACAGCAGGTACTCGAAGTCGGGCTTGTCCGCGGCGAAGGGCACCTCCAGCCCCGCGGCCCAGGCGATCCGGTCGTCCTGCGGCAGCCCCCACGGGTTCCCCGTGTCGCCCATTTTCCGCAGCGCGGTGCG includes:
- a CDS encoding ADP-ribosylglycohydrolase family protein encodes the protein MENDAETVLSTLLKKRLKTLGYPSLRKFHADRPGMGLSYEILRQVVYTGHVPRPETLFRILGAMQFSTGQVRKICGMHYGDYLPIPDSRPAEPPAEEPPPARADRQRQEADGQQPSSVLEDPAETISRLRAALPQLPLQGNEDFWELVQSIARVAEQKARRAAARESEQPLLFAGEPEAIYQFLVRKNRIPPFLSRGEEISFAFLEGIDYRDRYLGAMLGAAAGDAMGIVTQGLSSRDIRELYGDAMDIPEILTVRGASGLPESSPLLSAARSLLPDGILDPSKTAAALARSVRREDPAGMLGFARNLLERGLPWHEAGENLPESVPAALVLPLALLRAGNFRRLKLEAGIFASLTHPNAGAIAGAVAQACAVAKALHSPPGSLDVLSFPRTLSPLVSGIEPERGAKPRVGRSPATVGRRLGAELPALLLRRAPVPEMQEALGNGESAHEGVVFAQGCFLRSPGGFEDAVLNAIGQGGDARAIGALAGAMCGAYVGRAGIPNRFLARLPLREELSEAAEALHALATREG